The following proteins are co-located in the Acinetobacter sp. NCu2D-2 genome:
- a CDS encoding alpha/beta fold hydrolase: MSTVQIPEYKTDPFFGLEDKWIETAEGELTHYHEVGEGTPVLFLHGSGTGVSAAANWWLNLPAIGEQARCIAIDTIGYGQTVVAPNTAYGIRAWVDHAIRTLDALGIEKTWLVGNSLGGWLAFQLALDYPERVLGIVSMGTGGAKQTAALKAHANPVLTEEGIKKTLSMFVVNKDLITDELVKVRFASAANDYASNRLMDVVGARDRDRFEFPLDFEKMKDITVPVLLIHGTQDVVIPVSRTWDILNIVPNADAHIFSQCGHWSQVEKSDEFNTVIKNYLAVHGVK, translated from the coding sequence ATGAGTACTGTTCAAATCCCTGAATATAAAACAGATCCATTCTTTGGCTTAGAAGACAAATGGATTGAAACAGCAGAAGGCGAATTAACGCATTACCACGAAGTAGGTGAAGGTACACCTGTTCTATTCTTGCATGGTTCAGGTACAGGTGTATCTGCTGCTGCAAACTGGTGGTTAAACCTTCCGGCAATTGGTGAGCAAGCACGTTGTATCGCGATTGATACCATTGGTTATGGTCAAACTGTAGTTGCTCCAAATACAGCATATGGTATCCGTGCATGGGTAGATCACGCGATCCGTACATTAGATGCACTTGGTATTGAAAAAACATGGTTGGTGGGTAACTCATTAGGTGGTTGGTTAGCATTCCAACTTGCACTTGATTATCCAGAACGTGTATTGGGTATTGTGTCTATGGGTACGGGTGGTGCAAAACAAACTGCAGCACTTAAAGCGCATGCCAACCCTGTATTGACCGAAGAAGGTATTAAAAAGACACTTTCTATGTTCGTAGTGAACAAAGACCTAATCACAGATGAATTGGTAAAAGTACGTTTTGCTTCAGCTGCAAATGACTATGCTTCAAACCGTTTGATGGATGTGGTTGGCGCGCGTGACCGTGACCGTTTCGAGTTCCCACTCGATTTCGAAAAAATGAAAGACATTACAGTTCCTGTATTGTTGATTCACGGTACTCAGGACGTTGTGATCCCTGTGTCACGTACTTGGGATATTTTAAATATTGTTCCAAACGCGGATGCACACATTTTCAGCCAATGTGGTCACTGGTCTCAAGTTGAGAAATCTGATGAGTTCAACACTGTGATTAAAAACTACCTTGCTGTACATGGCGTTAAGTAA
- the hcaR gene encoding DNA-binding transcriptional regulator HcaR gives MELRHLRYFITVAEELNFSKAALKLYTAQPSLSQQIKDLEEDVGVKLLHRTKRKVELTEEGAVFLEQARLTLAQADKAIAMARQVSQAKQQMLRIGFVPVAEMKIFPYVLPNLRVQNPELKIELLSLNNTEQMKLLKKGELDLTFTRHNFNSDEIESQFVIREPLIFILPKDHPLAKYERIPVKALNGIDFIIPSAEQSYTLHHAILDFAKANGIEFNIVQKADNILFNINSIGIGLGCTILPGYIAPLTMNNTVIRPLDIELPYLDLYVSYRKESNSTAVRKFLELLTRVFYLDINRD, from the coding sequence ATGGAATTACGACATCTCCGTTACTTTATTACCGTTGCTGAAGAATTAAACTTCAGTAAAGCGGCATTAAAGCTGTACACAGCGCAACCTTCGCTTAGCCAACAGATTAAAGATCTTGAAGAAGATGTTGGTGTAAAGCTGCTCCACCGCACGAAACGTAAGGTGGAACTGACCGAAGAAGGTGCTGTGTTCCTTGAGCAGGCACGTCTTACACTTGCACAGGCGGATAAAGCCATTGCGATGGCACGTCAGGTCTCACAAGCTAAGCAACAAATGCTACGTATTGGCTTTGTCCCTGTCGCTGAGATGAAGATCTTCCCTTATGTCCTTCCGAATTTACGTGTTCAAAACCCTGAGCTTAAGATTGAGCTACTCAGCTTAAACAACACTGAGCAAATGAAGTTGCTAAAAAAAGGTGAGCTAGATCTGACCTTTACTCGTCATAACTTCAACAGTGATGAAATTGAAAGTCAGTTCGTCATTCGAGAGCCGTTAATTTTCATTTTGCCTAAAGACCACCCTTTGGCAAAATATGAGCGAATTCCAGTTAAAGCATTGAATGGAATAGATTTTATTATTCCTTCTGCAGAGCAATCTTATACTTTGCATCATGCAATTTTAGATTTTGCTAAAGCCAATGGCATTGAATTCAATATCGTACAAAAAGCCGATAACATCTTGTTTAACATCAACTCGATTGGTATTGGTCTTGGTTGTACCATCTTGCCGGGCTATATCGCGCCATTAACCATGAATAATACCGTGATTCGCCCATTAGATATCGAGCTCCCATACTTAGATTTGTATGTCAGCTATCGTAAGGAAAGCAACTCTACTGCAGTGAGGAAGTTCCTAGAGTTATTGACGCGTGTGTTCTATCTCGATATCAACCGTGACTAA
- the hcaE gene encoding 3-phenylpropionate/cinnamic acid dioxygenase subunit alpha, whose amino-acid sequence MSGKIDVREIDALVDAQNGRITPSIYTDPDLYELELERVFGRTWLFLCHESQIPKAGDFFNTYMGEDPIIVARQKDGSIKAFLNQCRHRSMRVSFADCGNTRAFTCPYHGWSYGIDGSLKDIPLEERAFPHGACKEQWGLVEVNRVKSYKGLIFGCWDETTPDLEDYMGDIAWYLDGVLDRREGGTVIVGGVHKWEIECNWKFAAEQFASDQYHALFSHASAIQVLGAKPDDESSKKLGAAQTARPVWETAKDAIQYGSRGHGSGFFFTEKPDANVWVDGEVANYFRETYEEVKERLGETRALRLAGHNTMFPTLSWLNGTATLRVWHPRGPNKTEVWAFCICDADAPEDVQAAFERSATRAFGPAGFLEQDDSENWIEIQKVLRGYKARQNQLIMEMGKGNEKVREDGIPGITNYIFSETAARGMYRRWADLLIHESWEDVEKAADEYEKELMK is encoded by the coding sequence ATGAGTGGAAAAATTGATGTGCGCGAAATCGACGCTTTAGTCGATGCACAAAATGGACGTATCACGCCATCTATCTATACCGACCCTGATCTATACGAGCTTGAACTTGAACGTGTGTTCGGCCGTACTTGGTTGTTCCTTTGCCATGAGAGTCAAATCCCTAAAGCGGGTGACTTCTTCAATACCTACATGGGTGAAGATCCTATTATCGTGGCACGCCAAAAAGATGGCTCAATTAAAGCATTCTTAAACCAATGCCGTCACCGCTCTATGCGTGTGAGTTTCGCAGACTGTGGTAATACGCGTGCATTCACTTGCCCATACCACGGCTGGTCTTACGGTATTGACGGTTCTCTAAAAGATATCCCACTTGAAGAACGTGCATTCCCACACGGTGCATGTAAAGAGCAATGGGGTCTGGTAGAAGTTAACCGTGTTAAATCATATAAAGGCTTAATCTTTGGTTGCTGGGATGAAACAACACCTGACCTAGAAGATTACATGGGTGACATCGCTTGGTACCTAGACGGCGTTCTTGACCGTCGTGAAGGTGGTACTGTCATTGTTGGCGGTGTACACAAATGGGAAATCGAATGTAACTGGAAATTTGCAGCTGAACAGTTTGCATCTGACCAATACCACGCATTGTTCTCTCATGCTTCTGCAATTCAAGTACTTGGTGCAAAACCAGACGACGAATCATCTAAGAAATTAGGTGCTGCACAAACTGCTCGTCCAGTTTGGGAAACTGCGAAAGACGCGATCCAATACGGTTCACGTGGTCACGGTTCAGGCTTCTTCTTCACAGAAAAACCAGATGCAAACGTATGGGTGGATGGTGAAGTTGCGAACTACTTCCGTGAAACTTACGAAGAAGTCAAAGAACGCTTAGGTGAAACTCGTGCGCTTCGTTTAGCGGGTCACAACACCATGTTCCCAACATTGTCTTGGTTGAACGGTACAGCAACTCTTCGTGTATGGCACCCACGTGGTCCAAACAAAACTGAAGTATGGGCATTCTGTATCTGTGATGCAGACGCTCCAGAGGACGTACAAGCAGCATTTGAACGTTCTGCAACACGTGCCTTCGGTCCTGCTGGTTTCCTAGAGCAAGATGACTCTGAAAACTGGATCGAAATTCAAAAAGTTTTACGTGGTTATAAAGCACGTCAAAACCAATTGATTATGGAAATGGGTAAAGGCAACGAAAAAGTACGTGAAGATGGTATTCCGGGTATTACCAACTACATCTTCTCTGAAACTGCAGCACGCGGCATGTACCGTCGTTGGGCAGACTTGTTGATCCATGAATCATGGGAAGACGTGGAAAAAGCAGCTGACGAATATGAGAAGGAGCTTATGAAATGA
- the hcaF gene encoding 3-phenylpropionate/cinnamic acid dioxygenase subunit beta has translation MSQISLELHHQISQFLYQEAKLLDDWKFRDWLDTLAEDISYTLRTTPNAQTRDRRRSIEPPTTWVFNDTKDLLERRVARLETGMAWAEEPPSRTTHMVSNVIVEPTEVEGEYDVYVTYLLYRTQKEKDVTIYCGKRHDKIRKVEGGLGFQIFNRKITLDQVTYNSHNLSVFF, from the coding sequence ATGAGTCAGATCAGTTTAGAACTTCATCACCAAATTAGTCAGTTCCTCTATCAAGAAGCTAAGCTTCTTGATGACTGGAAATTCCGTGATTGGTTAGACACGTTAGCTGAAGACATTTCTTACACGCTACGTACAACACCAAACGCACAAACGCGTGACCGTCGCCGCTCAATTGAGCCACCAACAACTTGGGTATTTAACGATACCAAAGATTTGTTGGAACGTCGTGTTGCACGTCTGGAAACAGGTATGGCTTGGGCTGAAGAGCCTCCATCACGTACCACTCACATGGTGAGTAACGTGATTGTTGAGCCGACTGAAGTCGAAGGCGAATACGATGTGTACGTGACTTATCTTTTGTACCGTACACAAAAAGAGAAAGACGTAACGATTTACTGCGGTAAACGTCACGACAAGATTCGTAAAGTTGAAGGTGGCCTAGGCTTCCAAATCTTCAACCGTAAAATCACTTTAGACCAAGTGACTTATAACTCCCACAACTTGAGTGTGTTCTTCTAA
- the hcaC gene encoding 3-phenylpropionate/cinnamic acid dioxygenase ferredoxin subunit has translation MNKIFVCQVDELDEGEALKVDCGVNGIEALAVFNNNGEFFAMNDRCSHGNASMSEGYLEDDGTVECPLHSARFCLKTGQALCLPATDPIQTFPVIVEDGQLFVEMAGE, from the coding sequence ATGAATAAGATTTTTGTTTGCCAAGTTGACGAACTAGATGAAGGCGAAGCGCTAAAAGTAGATTGCGGCGTAAATGGTATTGAAGCTTTAGCAGTATTCAATAACAACGGCGAATTCTTCGCGATGAATGATCGTTGTTCACATGGTAATGCGTCTATGTCGGAAGGTTACCTGGAAGACGACGGTACTGTGGAATGCCCACTGCATTCAGCACGTTTCTGTTTGAAAACTGGTCAAGCACTTTGCTTACCGGCGACTGATCCTATCCAAACTTTCCCAGTGATTGTTGAAGATGGTCAGTTATTTGTAGAAATGGCAGGAGAGTAA